The following proteins come from a genomic window of Flavobacterium crocinum:
- a CDS encoding TonB-dependent receptor: MKTLFKVTKLQSCKVAKLSNKSIFFTLFSIFFTLISFAQQQDSTKVNSLDEVLVSAVRVTTKTPVTFSNMDKKEIKFRNLGQDIPVLMNYLPSVVTTSDAGGGIGYTGIRVRGSDATRVNVTINGIPYNDAESQGTFWVNMPDFASSVESLQLQRGVGTSTNGSGAFGASLNMLTDSYATKATGEISSSFGSFNSNKNTVKFSTGLMNDHFELAGRLSTIKSDGYVDRASSDLKSYFLQGTYVGKTTLIKALVFGGTQKTYQAWNGIDGETLNTNRTYNSAGEYKDELGNIRYYDNETDNYNQDHYQLHWSESISDKWSTNLAFHYTKGKGYFENYKYDEPIAGYGPIESTKMVENDLGELVPGTDLIRQKWLDNDFYGTTFSAKYKDEKLDVIVGGAWNKYEGDHYGKVIWARNSANSELGDHYYDDFSTKTDGNIFAKANYQFTDQLSFYGDLQYRRVRYQANSAETGLVDDTFNFFNPKAGLNYAFNEKNTLYFSYARANREPNRTDYEGGNVKPEKLNDFELGWRFNSEKFQLNSNVYYMGYKDQLILTGRLDDVGNPIRSNTDKSYRLGLEVDATIALSEKFTLRPNFTLSSNKNVDLAVDGEFYGTTKIAYSPEVIAGNVIVYKPIERLYISLLQKYVGEQYMNNIELPSAKLADYFVNDLNVSYEIRPNAIFKSITITGMVNNILDKKYVSNGAMWDIYPYYYPQAGINFLAGLTLKF, from the coding sequence ATGAAAACACTTTTTAAAGTTACAAAGTTACAAAGTTGCAAAGTTGCAAAGCTAAGCAACAAATCTATTTTCTTTACTCTATTCTCTATTTTCTTTACTCTAATTTCTTTTGCACAGCAGCAAGATTCAACAAAAGTAAATTCTCTGGATGAGGTTTTAGTTTCTGCAGTTCGTGTTACGACAAAAACTCCGGTTACGTTTAGTAATATGGATAAAAAAGAAATCAAATTCCGAAATTTGGGTCAGGATATTCCTGTTCTGATGAATTATCTACCATCTGTAGTAACAACTTCTGATGCGGGAGGCGGAATTGGTTATACCGGAATTAGAGTCCGTGGTAGTGATGCTACAAGGGTAAATGTGACCATAAACGGAATTCCGTACAATGATGCGGAAAGTCAGGGAACTTTTTGGGTTAATATGCCCGATTTTGCTTCTTCTGTGGAGAGTCTGCAATTGCAGCGCGGAGTTGGAACTTCTACAAATGGTTCCGGAGCTTTTGGCGCAAGTTTAAACATGCTTACAGATAGTTATGCAACTAAAGCTACAGGAGAAATTTCGAGTTCTTTTGGAAGTTTCAATTCCAATAAAAATACTGTAAAATTCAGTACGGGCTTAATGAATGATCATTTTGAACTTGCCGGACGTTTGTCTACAATTAAATCGGATGGTTATGTAGATCGTGCGAGTTCTGACTTGAAATCGTATTTTCTGCAGGGAACTTATGTTGGAAAAACAACTTTGATTAAAGCATTGGTTTTTGGAGGAACTCAAAAAACTTATCAGGCCTGGAACGGAATAGACGGAGAAACATTAAACACAAACCGTACTTATAATTCTGCGGGAGAATATAAGGATGAACTTGGAAACATTCGTTATTATGATAACGAAACAGATAATTACAATCAGGATCATTACCAATTACACTGGAGCGAATCTATTTCTGATAAATGGAGTACTAACCTGGCATTCCATTATACCAAAGGAAAAGGTTATTTTGAGAATTATAAATATGATGAGCCAATTGCAGGATATGGCCCAATTGAATCTACAAAAATGGTTGAGAATGATTTAGGCGAATTAGTTCCGGGAACTGATTTAATTCGTCAAAAATGGTTGGATAACGATTTTTACGGAACCACTTTTTCTGCAAAATATAAAGACGAAAAACTGGATGTTATTGTGGGCGGAGCCTGGAATAAATACGAAGGCGATCATTATGGAAAAGTAATCTGGGCTCGAAATTCTGCAAATTCAGAATTGGGAGATCATTACTATGATGATTTCTCCACAAAAACAGACGGTAATATTTTCGCGAAAGCAAATTATCAGTTTACAGATCAATTAAGTTTCTACGGAGATTTGCAATACAGAAGAGTTCGTTATCAGGCCAATAGTGCAGAAACCGGTTTGGTTGATGATACTTTCAATTTCTTTAATCCAAAAGCTGGTTTAAACTATGCTTTTAATGAAAAAAACACGCTTTATTTCTCTTATGCTCGTGCGAACCGCGAACCAAACAGAACAGATTACGAAGGCGGAAATGTAAAACCAGAAAAACTAAATGATTTTGAATTAGGATGGAGATTCAATTCAGAGAAATTTCAATTGAATTCGAATGTTTATTATATGGGATACAAAGACCAGTTAATCTTGACAGGAAGATTGGATGATGTTGGAAACCCAATTCGTTCCAATACCGACAAGAGCTATCGTTTAGGTCTTGAAGTTGATGCTACAATTGCACTTTCAGAAAAATTCACATTAAGACCTAATTTTACTTTGAGCAGTAACAAAAATGTTGACTTAGCTGTTGACGGTGAATTTTACGGAACAACTAAAATTGCTTATTCTCCGGAAGTAATTGCTGGAAACGTTATTGTATATAAACCAATCGAAAGATTATATATATCATTGTTACAGAAATATGTTGGAGAACAATATATGAATAACATCGAATTGCCTTCGGCTAAACTGGCAGATTACTTTGTAAACGATTTGAATGTTTCTTACGAAATAAGACCAAATGCTATTTTCAAATCAATTACCATTACCGGAATGGTGAATAATATTTTAGATAAAAAATATGTTTCAAACGGAGCCATGTGGGATATTTATCCATACTATTATCCACAGGCAGGAATTAATTTCTTAGCTGGTTTGACGTTGAAGTTTTAA
- a CDS encoding GLPGLI family protein, whose product MKVILKKNIFFLFILFNNIIYSQSESITKVLYKLVPYAIPSDRGLTKEQKEGIVKENFARDKVECELTFTKNKSVFSLIEKPLLNRDFDYLKEAVLVSDKYYNDVVNQKKTRFEELGGENLNIILPYHQYNWEITSETKKINDYTCYKAICRWNDFNMRRNSTDVFSAEAWFTPQIPSSFGPLGLDGLPGLVLEANYGASGIHFYIVKIEFNVENPKVKFDPPTVQYITEEEHQKRLAKEYENMGR is encoded by the coding sequence ATGAAAGTAATTTTAAAAAAGAACATTTTTTTTCTCTTTATTTTGTTTAATAACATCATATATTCTCAGTCAGAATCAATAACTAAAGTTCTTTACAAACTAGTGCCATACGCAATTCCTTCTGATAGAGGACTGACAAAAGAGCAAAAGGAAGGCATCGTTAAAGAAAATTTTGCAAGAGATAAAGTAGAGTGCGAACTTACTTTCACAAAAAACAAAAGTGTGTTTAGTTTGATAGAAAAGCCACTACTAAATAGGGATTTTGATTATTTAAAAGAAGCCGTATTAGTGAGTGATAAATATTATAATGATGTGGTAAACCAAAAGAAAACACGTTTTGAAGAATTAGGAGGGGAAAATTTGAATATAATTCTTCCTTATCATCAATACAATTGGGAAATTACCTCTGAAACAAAAAAAATAAATGATTATACCTGCTATAAAGCAATCTGTAGATGGAATGATTTTAATATGAGAAGAAACTCAACAGATGTGTTTAGTGCTGAAGCTTGGTTTACTCCACAAATACCGTCATCTTTTGGGCCATTAGGATTAGACGGTTTGCCTGGATTGGTTTTAGAGGCAAATTATGGAGCATCAGGAATCCATTTTTATATTGTTAAGATTGAATTTAATGTTGAGAATCCTAAAGTAAAATTTGATCCGCCAACGGTTCAGTATATTACTGAGGAAGAACATCAAAAAAGATTAGCAAAAGAATATGAAAATATGGGGAGATAG
- a CDS encoding GLPGLI family protein, producing the protein MKKLTLLFFCLFFNVSFSQIKNGSVVYSVTPVETESNLDKMSQGIAPGLMDRVKELDFNLIFDSYNAYFDINKKYKYDKSNETVFAKLKIEFSGEIWQTKDSVYSDVNLGYLGNNLILKKETEKNWILHNETKKIDRFVCYKATTEIVRVAPQKTFRFPITAWYCPEINVPFGPAGFGNLPGLILELQTKDAVFGVKTISINPEEKIEVPKLKKGKILSEKELDGIITRYNDEKNSNNSKR; encoded by the coding sequence ATGAAAAAATTAACATTATTATTTTTTTGCCTTTTTTTTAATGTATCGTTTTCTCAAATAAAAAATGGGTCTGTTGTTTATAGTGTTACACCGGTAGAAACTGAAAGTAATCTAGATAAAATGTCTCAAGGTATAGCTCCCGGATTAATGGACAGAGTAAAAGAACTCGATTTTAATCTAATTTTTGATTCCTATAATGCGTACTTTGATATTAATAAAAAGTACAAATATGATAAATCTAATGAAACAGTATTTGCTAAACTAAAAATAGAGTTTAGTGGAGAAATTTGGCAGACAAAGGATAGTGTTTACAGTGATGTAAACTTAGGATACCTAGGAAATAATCTAATTCTAAAAAAAGAAACAGAGAAGAATTGGATTTTGCATAATGAAACAAAAAAAATAGACAGATTTGTTTGCTATAAAGCTACTACAGAAATAGTAAGAGTTGCACCGCAAAAAACATTTAGATTTCCAATTACAGCATGGTATTGTCCTGAAATAAATGTTCCTTTTGGACCTGCAGGATTTGGTAATCTGCCAGGGCTTATTTTGGAGCTTCAAACAAAAGACGCAGTATTTGGAGTAAAAACAATCTCAATAAATCCAGAAGAAAAGATTGAAGTACCCAAATTGAAAAAAGGTAAAATACTTTCCGAAAAAGAGCTGGATGGAATTATTACAAGGTATAATGATGAGAAGAATTCTAATAATTCAAAAAGATGA
- a CDS encoding GLPGLI family protein, with translation MKYCRKLFFLVLFLSFTANAQSKKITVDYSARIEKEEGLFGNNVLYKNLLDKAMADCYKITFQLIITENGAKFFNKENLESDINRGVNGFALGMLHYGGIVYSLKDKVLEQHSQLGENVYTSQDLKTDWALTNETKLIDNYLCYKATNIYKVEYGAKVFNHPVTAWYCPALPYSYGPIGYGNLPGLILELQVRNAVFGVKNINLQSEQDFDIKVLNKIKILSRKEMEEAFDKLNGL, from the coding sequence ATGAAATATTGCAGAAAATTATTTTTTTTAGTTCTGTTTTTGTCATTCACAGCTAATGCGCAAAGTAAAAAGATTACTGTTGACTATAGTGCAAGGATTGAGAAAGAAGAGGGATTATTTGGGAATAATGTATTATACAAAAATCTTCTTGATAAAGCTATGGCTGATTGTTATAAAATAACATTTCAATTGATTATAACAGAGAATGGAGCTAAATTTTTTAATAAAGAAAATTTAGAGAGTGATATTAATAGAGGCGTAAATGGATTTGCTCTTGGGATGTTACATTATGGAGGAATTGTTTATAGCTTAAAGGATAAGGTTTTAGAACAGCATTCACAGTTAGGAGAAAATGTTTATACATCGCAAGATTTAAAAACAGACTGGGCTTTAACTAACGAAACCAAACTAATAGATAATTATTTGTGCTATAAAGCAACCAATATTTACAAGGTTGAATATGGTGCAAAAGTTTTTAATCATCCTGTTACGGCTTGGTATTGTCCTGCATTGCCCTATTCTTATGGGCCAATAGGCTATGGGAATTTGCCAGGATTAATTTTGGAGCTTCAGGTAAGAAATGCCGTTTTTGGTGTAAAAAATATCAACCTTCAAAGTGAACAGGATTTTGATATTAAAGTATTAAACAAAATAAAAATTTTAAGTAGAAAAGAAATGGAAGAAGCTTTTGATAAGTTAAATGGTCTTTGA
- a CDS encoding GLPGLI family protein: protein MKKNILIIICLCCLNLHSQISSGKIIYNVLTQDIESNLKDPKSLLLNKLIVENARKQSFILEFNKNKSSFTKIEKLAQPSYKEKLVESIASGFLTTPNSYFLDQDAENYLLQTEEGILIRKPFKSLNWEILKESKMVDDYLCYKAICNKVIINMKGEEKNISVIAWFAPSLPYHFGPKEFYGLPGLILELEEGKTTFYATEVSFLDLKKEIEFPRGKTITEEEYRKSVMAQQY, encoded by the coding sequence ATGAAAAAGAATATCCTAATTATCATTTGTCTTTGCTGTTTAAATTTGCATAGCCAGATTTCTTCAGGAAAGATTATATACAATGTACTGACACAAGATATTGAGTCAAATTTGAAGGACCCTAAATCTCTTTTATTGAATAAGTTGATAGTAGAAAATGCCAGAAAACAATCTTTTATTTTAGAATTCAATAAAAACAAATCAAGTTTTACAAAAATAGAAAAATTAGCACAACCTTCTTATAAAGAAAAACTTGTTGAAAGTATAGCTTCAGGTTTTCTGACAACTCCTAATAGCTACTTTTTAGATCAAGATGCAGAAAATTATTTGTTACAAACGGAAGAAGGAATTCTAATTCGAAAACCTTTCAAATCTTTAAATTGGGAAATTCTAAAAGAAAGCAAGATGGTCGATGATTATCTATGTTATAAAGCAATTTGCAATAAAGTAATTATAAATATGAAAGGAGAAGAAAAAAACATTTCGGTAATAGCTTGGTTTGCACCAAGTTTGCCTTATCATTTTGGGCCTAAGGAGTTTTATGGTTTGCCAGGGTTAATTTTAGAATTGGAAGAAGGCAAAACTACATTTTATGCTACTGAAGTATCTTTTCTTGATTTAAAAAAAGAAATAGAATTTCCGCGTGGGAAAACCATTACTGAAGAAGAATATCGTAAAAGTGTAATGGCGCAACAATATTGA
- a CDS encoding carboxypeptidase-like regulatory domain-containing protein: protein MKYFIFLFLLIFSFSYSQSKNFIGVVSDETSKPLESANVIAKPLQEKASLKFAIADNKGRYRLELEKEVKYEITVSYIGYVEETFILESSSDINVHDFHLKATGENLKEIVIKHEFKPIVVKKDTLVFDVNSFANGNERKMKEVLEKLPGVEVDKNGGVTVQGKKVTKMLIEGKSFFGGGSKLAVENIPADALDKIEVIDHFNEVGFMKQVSDSDDLAMNVKLKEEKKKFVFGDVEAGAEVGAGDNGFYLAHTALFYYSPKTNVSFIGDANSIGKSTFTFDDLMRFGGGVSSFLSGRKSLSNLSSFSNDNTDVLKNKSQFGAFNISHDISDKLSVSGFGIFSKVLMASRIENNIEYLNNTAVAFENKGRNAKNNAILGIGNVKLDYSPSNKEKWYYNGQYQSSTNDLMSTLNSVTNLGSSVFETINQADNVSVKQYIEWHKRYNKNHTTTFVVNQAYNKTTPLNNWFTDQPFLQGLIPLEKDDSYTISQIKKSEGNSIDALFKHYWIINNNNHLYTNIGNNYESSTFQTAEKQILTDGSVNDFALAGFGNDIKYQLNDVYVGLEYKFRIGKWVNKPGLYLHRYDLNTIQNNSDYIVTKTLFQPQWNSDYEFNNSESINFTYKLENKFPVANQLADRYTLQYYNSVFKGNALLENEKYHSASLFYSKMNSYRGITWNGMLNYSKKTKVIRNEVDLDGINQFNTPILTDNPETDIGFSGSFSKRIYRFNLKLNARLSWFEYSQTINEIVTINNRDSQNIGLVFKTAYKKWPVFSVGYNKGFSSFSGITKSHFQSDVLTGAFEAVFFKFWKYKIDYDYLKNTDNQKQSNSYDMINTSLFYQKKNNPFGFQLSVANLLDIKKKYSNKFSDYMISEQSTYILPRAIMFSISYKL, encoded by the coding sequence ATGAAATATTTTATCTTCCTTTTTTTGCTTATTTTTTCATTCTCATATTCTCAATCAAAAAACTTTATCGGAGTAGTTTCCGATGAAACATCAAAACCTTTAGAATCTGCAAATGTAATTGCTAAACCTTTACAGGAAAAAGCAAGTTTAAAATTTGCTATTGCTGATAACAAAGGACGTTACAGATTAGAGCTTGAAAAGGAAGTGAAATATGAAATCACAGTTTCGTATATTGGTTATGTTGAAGAAACTTTTATTCTGGAATCATCTTCAGATATAAATGTACACGATTTTCATCTCAAAGCAACCGGAGAAAACCTCAAAGAAATCGTCATCAAACACGAGTTCAAACCTATTGTAGTTAAAAAAGATACTCTGGTTTTTGATGTTAATAGTTTTGCGAATGGAAACGAACGCAAGATGAAAGAAGTTCTTGAAAAACTGCCTGGTGTTGAGGTCGATAAAAACGGAGGGGTAACGGTACAAGGTAAAAAAGTAACCAAAATGCTAATAGAAGGAAAATCATTTTTTGGTGGCGGTTCTAAACTGGCTGTAGAAAATATTCCTGCAGATGCTTTGGATAAAATTGAAGTCATAGATCATTTTAATGAAGTAGGTTTTATGAAGCAGGTTTCAGACAGTGATGATTTGGCTATGAATGTTAAACTTAAAGAAGAAAAAAAGAAATTTGTTTTTGGAGATGTAGAAGCTGGAGCAGAGGTAGGAGCAGGCGACAACGGTTTTTATTTGGCACATACAGCTTTGTTTTATTACAGTCCAAAAACAAATGTAAGTTTTATAGGCGATGCCAATTCTATTGGTAAAAGTACATTTACATTTGATGATTTAATGCGGTTTGGAGGCGGAGTAAGTAGTTTCCTATCAGGCAGGAAATCACTGTCTAATTTGTCTTCTTTTTCTAATGACAATACCGATGTTTTGAAAAACAAATCACAATTTGGTGCCTTTAATATAAGTCATGATATTTCTGATAAGCTTTCTGTTTCGGGTTTTGGAATATTTTCTAAAGTTTTAATGGCTTCAAGAATTGAAAATAATATTGAATATTTAAACAACACTGCTGTAGCATTTGAGAATAAAGGCAGAAATGCAAAAAATAATGCTATACTTGGTATTGGAAATGTAAAGCTTGATTATTCGCCATCTAATAAAGAAAAATGGTATTACAACGGACAATATCAATCAAGTACAAATGATCTGATGAGTACTTTAAATTCTGTAACAAATTTAGGATCTTCTGTTTTTGAAACCATAAACCAAGCCGATAATGTTTCTGTAAAACAGTATATTGAATGGCATAAAAGGTATAATAAAAATCATACTACCACTTTTGTTGTTAATCAGGCTTATAATAAAACTACACCACTCAACAATTGGTTTACAGATCAGCCTTTTCTGCAGGGATTAATTCCTTTAGAAAAAGATGACAGTTATACAATCAGCCAAATAAAAAAATCAGAAGGAAACAGTATAGATGCACTTTTCAAACATTACTGGATTATAAATAACAACAATCATCTATATACCAACATTGGTAATAATTATGAATCATCAACTTTTCAAACAGCAGAAAAACAAATTCTAACAGATGGTTCTGTAAATGACTTTGCATTAGCAGGTTTTGGTAATGACATTAAATACCAATTGAATGATGTTTATGTAGGTTTGGAATATAAATTCAGAATAGGAAAATGGGTTAACAAGCCAGGTTTGTATTTACACAGGTATGATCTAAATACGATTCAAAATAATAGTGATTATATTGTTACAAAAACACTTTTTCAGCCACAATGGAATAGTGACTATGAATTTAATAATTCTGAATCCATAAATTTTACGTATAAATTAGAGAATAAATTTCCAGTTGCCAATCAATTGGCAGACAGGTATACATTACAATATTATAATTCAGTTTTTAAAGGAAATGCATTACTGGAAAATGAAAAATACCATTCAGCTAGTTTGTTTTATTCAAAAATGAATTCATATCGTGGAATTACTTGGAATGGAATGCTGAATTATTCTAAAAAAACAAAAGTTATTCGCAATGAAGTAGATTTGGATGGGATAAACCAGTTTAATACTCCAATTTTGACTGATAATCCTGAAACTGATATTGGTTTTAGTGGTTCTTTTTCTAAACGTATTTACCGATTCAATCTTAAATTGAATGCAAGATTATCTTGGTTTGAATATTCACAAACGATAAATGAAATTGTAACAATAAACAACAGAGACAGCCAGAATATTGGTTTAGTTTTTAAAACAGCCTATAAAAAATGGCCGGTTTTTAGTGTTGGTTACAATAAAGGGTTCAGTAGTTTTTCTGGAATAACAAAATCTCATTTTCAGTCAGATGTATTAACAGGAGCATTTGAAGCTGTATTTTTTAAATTCTGGAAATACAAAATCGATTATGATTATCTCAAAAATACGGATAATCAAAAACAATCCAACTCTTATGACATGATAAATACATCCTTATTTTATCAGAAAAAAAATAATCCTTTTGGTTTTCAGTTAAGTGTCGCAAATTTGCTAGATATAAAGAAAAAATATAGCAACAAGTTCTCAGATTATATGATAAGTGAACAGTCGACATATATTTTACCAAGAGCTATTATGTTTTCTATATCTTATAAATTGTAG
- a CDS encoding Rieske (2Fe-2S) protein yields the protein MKKIWFFIAFTAVLFSCSDNNRSNNNPYIPNYSINAYLDTNLPTYNKLLYPSNPVYVANYGAKGIIVMKTGEGTYTAFDAACPNQALTSCTAMTIDGIYAECSCDKARYNLFTGLGEKEYPMKQYRVEFSGSVVHVYN from the coding sequence ATGAAAAAAATCTGGTTCTTTATCGCATTTACCGCTGTTTTATTCTCTTGCAGTGACAATAACAGAAGCAATAACAATCCGTATATTCCGAATTATTCTATAAACGCTTATCTGGATACCAACCTGCCGACTTACAATAAACTATTGTACCCAAGTAATCCTGTTTATGTTGCCAATTATGGCGCGAAAGGAATTATAGTAATGAAAACCGGAGAAGGAACTTATACCGCTTTTGACGCCGCATGTCCAAACCAGGCGCTTACCTCCTGCACTGCTATGACAATTGACGGAATTTATGCCGAATGCTCTTGCGATAAAGCTCGATATAACTTATTTACCGGACTCGGAGAAAAAGAATACCCAATGAAACAATATCGTGTGGAATTTTCTGGAAGCGTAGTCCACGTATATAATTAA
- the greA gene encoding transcription elongation factor GreA has protein sequence MSKVSYYTAEGLKKLKDELEHLKSVMRPKASQDIADARDKGDLSENAEYDAAKEAQGLLEMRISKLEEVYANARLIDESQLDVSKVLVLSNVKIKNQSNGMEMKYTLVAESEADLKTGKISVTSPIGKGLLGKSVGEVAEITVPNGVLKFEILEITRD, from the coding sequence ATGAGTAAAGTATCTTATTATACAGCAGAAGGACTAAAAAAGTTAAAAGATGAATTGGAGCACTTAAAAAGTGTAATGCGTCCAAAAGCATCTCAAGATATTGCAGACGCGAGAGATAAAGGTGATTTGTCTGAAAATGCGGAATATGATGCAGCAAAAGAAGCACAAGGTTTATTAGAAATGAGAATTTCTAAACTGGAAGAAGTATATGCTAATGCAAGATTAATTGATGAGTCTCAGTTAGACGTTTCTAAAGTTTTGGTTTTATCAAATGTAAAAATCAAAAACCAAAGTAACGGAATGGAGATGAAATATACTCTTGTAGCAGAAAGTGAAGCTGATTTAAAAACAGGTAAAATTTCTGTAACATCTCCTATTGGTAAAGGTTTACTAGGAAAATCTGTTGGAGAAGTAGCAGAGATTACAGTTCCAAATGGAGTTTTGAAATTTGAAATTCTTGAAATTACAAGAGACTAA
- a CDS encoding HIT family protein, with the protein MSSIFTKIVNGEIPAYKIAEDENYLAFLDVNPNAKGHTLCIPKQEIDKIFDMDEELYLGLMKFSKKIAAALEKTVPCKRVGVAVVGLEVPHAHVHLIPLNEMDEMRFINKVSLTKEEFETLAKDIQSNL; encoded by the coding sequence ATGAGTTCAATATTCACTAAAATAGTAAACGGAGAAATTCCAGCTTATAAAATTGCTGAAGACGAAAATTATTTAGCTTTTTTAGATGTAAATCCCAATGCGAAAGGACATACACTTTGTATTCCAAAACAAGAAATCGACAAGATTTTTGATATGGATGAAGAGTTGTATTTAGGTTTAATGAAGTTTTCTAAAAAGATTGCTGCGGCTTTAGAAAAAACAGTTCCATGTAAAAGAGTAGGTGTAGCTGTAGTTGGACTTGAAGTGCCTCACGCACACGTACATTTGATTCCTTTAAATGAAATGGATGAAATGCGTTTTATCAATAAAGTTTCGCTTACAAAAGAAGAGTTTGAAACTTTGGCAAAAGATATTCAATCAAATTTGTAA
- a CDS encoding sensor histidine kinase, which yields MSFSERTNTTRWIIISICFLIISLILWNTYTFFQIFKNEERLKMKLFVNAQITILNANENTDVELPLQIINNNTSIPAVVILFDKVVSATNVPDEVLKDKKKRNSYLNRLRNENEPITFEYAPGKYQTLYYGNSGLLNKLKYYPIALFLIIVLCVALIYNFYKSTKMATQNKLWAGMAKETAHQIGTPLSSLIGWVEILKTEDIDPSISLEIEKDIERLQTITDRFSKIGSIPVLEPRNIIEETKNAYEYLQSRFSKQVAFSFKAPAEPIYVMINPTLHSWTIENLVKNAIDAMKGRGTLDLQIEQDAFNIKINIKDSGTGILKKQFKTIFEPGFTTKKRGWGLGLSLTKRIVEEYHNGKIKVLSSELGKGTTFQVSFNKKVQ from the coding sequence ATGTCTTTTTCTGAAAGAACAAATACAACGCGCTGGATTATAATTTCTATTTGCTTTTTAATCATTTCTCTAATTCTTTGGAATACTTATACTTTCTTCCAAATCTTTAAGAATGAGGAACGTTTGAAGATGAAGCTTTTCGTAAATGCGCAGATTACAATTTTGAATGCCAACGAAAATACCGATGTAGAATTGCCTCTTCAAATTATCAATAATAACACTTCTATTCCGGCTGTAGTAATATTATTTGACAAGGTAGTAAGTGCTACTAATGTTCCTGACGAAGTTCTCAAGGACAAGAAAAAAAGGAACTCTTATCTGAATAGATTAAGAAATGAAAATGAGCCAATCACTTTTGAATATGCGCCCGGAAAATATCAGACCTTATATTACGGGAATTCAGGATTATTAAATAAACTTAAATATTATCCCATTGCCTTATTTCTGATTATTGTTTTGTGTGTTGCTTTGATTTATAATTTTTATAAAAGCACCAAAATGGCAACTCAGAATAAACTTTGGGCCGGAATGGCAAAAGAAACGGCGCATCAAATCGGGACGCCTTTATCGTCTTTAATTGGCTGGGTTGAAATATTAAAAACGGAAGATATCGATCCGTCGATTAGTCTTGAGATCGAAAAAGATATTGAACGTCTTCAAACTATTACAGATCGTTTTTCTAAAATTGGTTCAATACCAGTTCTCGAACCTCGAAATATTATTGAAGAAACCAAAAATGCTTACGAATATCTTCAGTCTCGTTTTTCTAAACAGGTTGCTTTTTCATTCAAAGCACCAGCAGAACCAATTTATGTTATGATAAACCCAACACTGCACAGTTGGACTATCGAGAATCTGGTTAAAAATGCCATTGATGCCATGAAAGGGAGAGGAACTCTTGATCTTCAAATTGAACAGGATGCTTTCAATATTAAAATCAATATAAAAGATTCCGGAACAGGAATTTTGAAAAAACAGTTTAAAACGATTTTCGAACCTGGTTTTACTACCAAAAAACGCGGCTGGGGACTTGGTCTTTCTTTAACTAAAAGAATTGTTGAAGAATACCATAACGGAAAGATTAAAGTTTTGAGTTCTGAACTTGGAAAAGGAACGACTTTTCAAGTATCTTTCAATAAAAAAGTGCAGTAA